In Zobellia roscoffensis, the following are encoded in one genomic region:
- a CDS encoding aminotransferase class V-fold PLP-dependent enzyme translates to MKNTRKHFPVLSQYIYANTASAGLLNDDLMEWRQEHDLDYLIGGSNFRNKVAAKLVSETREVVANFFGAKKENTALVQNFTLGLNMLVEGLDRSHKILLVKDDYPSLNWPFEYRGFDVSYVELCASLEESIRNKIQEQNISVLALSLVQWTNGIQISMNFLTYIKNKFPNLKIIADGTQFCGTSNFDFESSPLDVLGASAYKWLLSGYGNGFMLFKDGMEDVFAVKTIGYNASGHDMDARDKIPFANRFEPGHLDTLNFGSLKFSLEYLNSLGKATIENQLKLLSKKAKEEFGRLGLLSKNVLEREGHSTIFNIKGDNALFEKLTENGVICSQRGEGIRLSFHFYNSEEDIDKVVKILKTAI, encoded by the coding sequence ATGAAAAATACCAGAAAACACTTCCCTGTTTTAAGTCAGTATATCTATGCCAATACTGCTTCTGCAGGATTGCTCAATGATGATTTAATGGAGTGGCGCCAAGAACATGACTTGGACTACCTGATTGGGGGTAGTAATTTTAGGAATAAAGTTGCAGCTAAATTAGTTTCTGAAACCCGTGAAGTTGTTGCAAATTTCTTTGGAGCTAAAAAAGAAAATACAGCGTTGGTACAAAACTTTACGCTCGGTTTAAATATGTTGGTAGAAGGACTGGACAGAAGTCATAAAATTTTATTGGTAAAGGACGATTATCCGTCGCTAAATTGGCCGTTTGAATATCGTGGGTTTGATGTTTCCTACGTAGAGTTGTGTGCTAGTTTAGAAGAGAGTATTAGGAATAAAATTCAAGAACAAAACATATCTGTATTGGCTTTGAGTTTAGTACAATGGACAAATGGCATTCAAATAAGTATGAATTTTCTTACATATATAAAAAATAAATTTCCCAACTTGAAGATTATAGCAGATGGTACTCAATTTTGTGGTACATCTAACTTTGATTTTGAGAGCTCACCATTAGATGTTCTAGGGGCAAGCGCTTATAAATGGTTGTTGTCAGGTTATGGAAACGGATTTATGTTGTTTAAAGATGGAATGGAAGATGTGTTTGCTGTTAAGACCATAGGTTACAATGCATCGGGACATGATATGGATGCGAGAGATAAGATACCCTTTGCCAATCGTTTTGAGCCGGGTCACTTAGATACGTTGAATTTTGGGAGTCTAAAGTTTTCTTTGGAATACTTAAATAGTTTAGGAAAAGCGACGATTGAAAATCAATTGAAATTACTGTCTAAAAAAGCAAAAGAAGAATTTGGTCGGTTAGGATTATTATCTAAGAATGTGTTGGAGAGAGAGGGTCATAGTACAATATTTAATATTAAAGGAGATAATGCCTTATTTGAAAAATTAACTGAGAATGGAGTTATCTGTTCACAGCGCGGAGAAGGTATTAGGCTAAGTTTTCATTTTTACAACAGTGAAGAGGATATTGATAAAGTTGTAAAAATCTTAAAAACAGCTATATAG
- a CDS encoding isoamylase early set domain-containing protein: protein MAISKQYLKTKPVCKVTFTVPAEEATKVAVVGDFNNWKANKASALKKLKNGNFKGTIELPKETSFEFKYIIDGNYVNEGEADRYQWNDYAGGENAVLDL, encoded by the coding sequence ATGGCAATTTCAAAACAGTATCTTAAGACAAAACCAGTTTGTAAAGTCACTTTTACGGTTCCGGCAGAGGAAGCAACAAAAGTAGCGGTTGTTGGTGATTTCAATAATTGGAAAGCTAACAAAGCAAGTGCATTGAAAAAGTTGAAAAACGGAAATTTCAAAGGTACCATTGAGCTTCCTAAGGAAACTTCTTTTGAGTTCAAATATATTATTGATGGAAACTACGTAAATGAAGGCGAAGCTGATCGTTACCAGTGGAACGATTACGCAGGTGGCGAAAATGCCGTTCTGGATCTATAA
- a CDS encoding DUF427 domain-containing protein: MKAIWNDTIIAESDETVVVENNHYFPAESIKKEYFKTSETHTTCPWKGQAHYYTLVVGGKQNPDAAWYYPEVSPLAKSIKGYVAFWNGVTVEK; this comes from the coding sequence ATGAAAGCAATTTGGAATGATACAATAATAGCAGAGAGCGACGAAACAGTTGTAGTTGAAAACAACCATTATTTTCCCGCAGAGAGTATTAAGAAAGAGTATTTTAAAACCAGTGAAACACATACAACTTGTCCATGGAAAGGACAAGCCCATTACTATACATTAGTAGTAGGTGGCAAGCAAAATCCAGACGCAGCTTGGTATTACCCAGAAGTTAGCCCGCTTGCAAAAAGTATAAAAGGGTACGTTGCTTTTTGGAATGGAGTAACTGTGGAAAAATAA
- the egtD gene encoding L-histidine N(alpha)-methyltransferase, with protein MQKPTEVLFETQFEEDVYTGLTDFPKHLSSKYFYDEKGDKLFQDIMNMPEYYLTRKEYDILESHTAEIANLFASANPKFKLIELGAGDGKKTKILLKYLSENGFDFKYQPIDISQHVLNGLEDSLQNELPKVKVEPQQGTYFEALKKIKAENSTKKVILFLGSNIGNLLHEQAIDFLKSIQELMEKEDLLFIGFDMKKNPQTILDAYNDQTGITAAFNKNVLSRINKELDGNFDLDKFIHWEVYDPETGTAKSYLVAKEAQVVSIGKLDVLIDFEQWETVHTEISQKYDDKVVAWLAEKSGLKIESDFGDTEKHYKNFVLRKQ; from the coding sequence ATGCAAAAACCAACTGAAGTGCTTTTTGAAACCCAATTTGAAGAAGACGTTTATACTGGTCTTACGGATTTTCCAAAACATTTATCATCCAAATACTTTTATGATGAAAAGGGTGATAAGCTGTTTCAGGATATAATGAATATGCCTGAATATTATCTTACACGCAAAGAATATGACATTCTAGAAAGTCATACTGCAGAGATAGCCAATTTATTTGCTTCAGCCAACCCAAAGTTTAAACTTATAGAATTGGGCGCTGGTGATGGAAAAAAAACAAAGATTCTTTTAAAATACCTTTCGGAAAATGGTTTCGATTTTAAATATCAACCTATAGATATAAGTCAGCATGTTCTTAATGGACTAGAGGACTCATTACAAAATGAACTTCCTAAAGTTAAAGTAGAACCTCAACAAGGAACCTATTTTGAAGCGTTAAAGAAAATAAAAGCTGAAAATAGCACTAAAAAAGTGATTTTGTTCTTGGGATCAAACATTGGAAACCTTCTTCATGAACAAGCTATAGATTTTCTAAAAAGCATACAAGAGCTTATGGAAAAAGAAGATTTACTTTTCATTGGTTTTGATATGAAGAAAAATCCACAAACTATACTAGATGCCTATAATGACCAAACAGGAATTACAGCTGCTTTCAACAAAAATGTTCTATCTCGTATCAACAAAGAATTAGATGGAAATTTTGATTTAGATAAATTTATACATTGGGAGGTATATGACCCGGAAACAGGGACCGCAAAGAGCTATTTAGTAGCCAAAGAAGCACAAGTTGTAAGTATTGGCAAACTAGACGTATTAATTGATTTTGAACAGTGGGAAACGGTACACACAGAAATTTCTCAAAAATACGATGACAAAGTTGTTGCTTGGTTAGCCGAAAAATCTGGCCTAAAAATAGAATCTGATTTTGGCGATACAGAGAAGCATTACAAGAATTTTGTACTAAGAAAACAATAG
- the egtB gene encoding ergothioneine biosynthesis protein EgtB translates to MTLTDSPLDFFLETREHTENICRPLEIEDYVVQPIVDVSPPKWHLGHTTWFFEEFILKPHASGYKVFDEDFSFVFNSYYETVGKRVIRSDRGNLSRPSVDSVYTYRAYVTGAMKSLFTTTQNQELYNLLEIGIHHEKQHQELLLTDIKFILGNNPLLPSYSDNFKEHPPENTAQEWISMEEGIYEIGHNTDAFCYDNELGRHKVYLHPFKISSNLITNLEYIEFIEAGGYQKFDLWHAQGWDWVNQNQISAPLYWHLIDGVWYNYTLNGLKKITPNTPVTHISYFEAFAFAQWKGCRLPTEFEWEASQSFFPWGKRWEWTESAYLPYPNYTKADGALGEYNGKFMVNQKVLRGGSVATPIRHTRPTYRNFFQTDLRWQYTGFRIVK, encoded by the coding sequence ATGACGTTGACCGATTCCCCTTTAGATTTTTTTCTAGAGACCCGAGAACATACCGAGAACATTTGCAGGCCTTTAGAAATTGAAGATTATGTAGTACAGCCAATTGTTGATGTATCACCTCCAAAATGGCACTTAGGTCATACTACCTGGTTTTTTGAAGAATTCATTCTAAAACCACATGCTAGTGGTTATAAAGTTTTTGATGAAGACTTTTCTTTTGTTTTTAATAGTTACTATGAGACTGTTGGAAAAAGAGTTATTCGGTCCGATCGTGGTAATTTATCCCGGCCTTCAGTAGACAGCGTATATACATACCGCGCATATGTAACTGGGGCCATGAAAAGTCTTTTCACGACCACTCAAAACCAAGAGTTATATAATTTATTGGAAATAGGTATTCATCATGAAAAACAGCATCAAGAACTCCTATTAACGGATATTAAATTTATATTAGGCAACAATCCGTTGCTCCCTTCCTATTCCGATAATTTTAAAGAACATCCTCCAGAAAATACTGCTCAAGAATGGATTTCTATGGAGGAAGGCATCTATGAAATAGGTCATAACACAGATGCTTTCTGTTATGACAATGAGTTAGGACGACACAAGGTTTATTTACATCCGTTTAAAATATCAAGTAATCTAATCACCAACTTAGAGTACATTGAATTTATTGAGGCTGGAGGTTATCAAAAATTTGACCTATGGCACGCCCAAGGTTGGGATTGGGTGAATCAAAACCAGATATCTGCCCCCTTATACTGGCATTTAATTGATGGCGTTTGGTATAATTACACTCTAAATGGACTTAAAAAAATTACACCTAATACTCCCGTAACGCATATTTCATATTTTGAGGCATTTGCATTTGCTCAATGGAAAGGATGTCGCTTACCTACAGAATTTGAGTGGGAAGCATCTCAGTCCTTTTTCCCCTGGGGCAAACGTTGGGAATGGACAGAAAGTGCATACCTACCTTACCCTAACTACACAAAAGCAGATGGTGCACTGGGCGAATACAACGGTAAGTTTATGGTGAACCAAAAAGTACTTCGCGGAGGTTCTGTTGCCACACCAATACGCCATACCAGACCTACCTATCGCAACTTTTTTCAGACCGATCTAAGATGGCAATATACTGGTTTTCGAATAGTTAAATAA
- a CDS encoding thymidylate synthase has product MKQYHDLLKHVLENGNQKGDRTGTGTLSVFGHQMRFDLSEGFPMVTTKKLHLKSIVYELLWFLKGDTNIKYLQENGVRIWNDWADENGDLGPVYGHQWRNWNNDEIDQIKDVIESLKNNPNSRRMLVSAWNPSVLPDTSKSFSENVANGKAALPPCHAFFQFYVSDSKLSCQLYQRSADIFLGVPFNIASYALFTMMMAQVCGYEAGEFIHTFGDAHIYNNHMEQVELQLSREPRPLPKMVINPEIKDIFNFNFEDFTIENYDPHPHIKGAVAI; this is encoded by the coding sequence ATGAAGCAATACCACGATTTACTTAAGCACGTACTAGAAAACGGCAACCAAAAAGGAGACCGTACAGGAACAGGAACATTAAGTGTTTTTGGACACCAAATGCGTTTTGATCTAAGCGAAGGATTCCCAATGGTGACAACCAAAAAGTTACACCTGAAGTCTATTGTTTATGAGTTACTTTGGTTCTTGAAAGGTGATACAAACATCAAATACTTGCAAGAAAATGGTGTGCGTATTTGGAACGACTGGGCAGACGAGAATGGAGACTTGGGTCCTGTTTACGGCCACCAATGGCGTAACTGGAACAACGATGAAATTGACCAGATCAAAGATGTTATTGAATCATTAAAAAACAATCCTAACAGTAGACGTATGCTAGTTTCCGCCTGGAATCCTAGTGTTCTTCCAGATACATCAAAATCATTCTCTGAAAACGTGGCAAATGGTAAAGCAGCGCTTCCACCATGTCACGCATTTTTTCAGTTTTACGTGTCCGATAGCAAGCTTTCATGTCAGCTTTACCAACGTAGTGCAGATATTTTCCTAGGGGTACCCTTTAATATTGCTTCTTACGCTCTATTCACTATGATGATGGCACAAGTATGTGGTTACGAAGCCGGTGAATTTATTCACACTTTTGGTGACGCCCATATCTACAACAACCACATGGAGCAAGTAGAATTGCAATTGAGTCGCGAACCACGACCATTACCAAAAATGGTTATCAACCCTGAAATTAAGGATATTTTCAATTTTAATTTTGAAGATTTTACCATAGAAAATTACGATCCGCATCCACATATTAAGGGAGCTGTGGCTATTTAG
- a CDS encoding NupC/NupG family nucleoside CNT transporter, whose protein sequence is MKINPWIVLLALFIFFPSIAQETTTIPAVETAVINDIVSQNTNQIQPNAGFSLNSLGRGVLGMAALIFISFLFSSNRRAINWKTVGIGLALQLFIAIGVLKVPFIQQIFESIGEVFISILGFTRAGSKFLFDGLVVDTNTFGYIFAFQVLPTIIFFSALTSLLFYLGVIQKVVRALAWLLSKTLGISGAESLSVAGNIFLGQTEAPLLIKAYLEKMTKSEILLVMIGGMATVAGAVLAAYIGFLGGEDKVLQLVFAKHLLAASVMAAPGAIVISKILYPQTETVNTEVAVSSEKIGANILDAIANGTTEGLKLAVNVGAMLLVFVAMIAMLNGILDWIGDMSSLNQWIADNTSYDKFSLEAVLGTIFAPLMWLIGVANEDIMLMGQLLGIKLVASEFVGYIQLAELKDIAKGASFSYNKSVIMATYMLCGFANFASIGIQIGGIGSLAPSQRKTLSEFGLKAVLGGSIASLLSATIAGMILG, encoded by the coding sequence ATGAAAATCAACCCTTGGATTGTTCTGCTTGCCCTATTTATTTTTTTTCCGTCCATAGCACAAGAAACTACAACTATACCTGCAGTAGAAACCGCTGTGATTAACGATATTGTTTCTCAAAATACAAACCAGATTCAACCTAACGCAGGTTTTTCTTTGAACAGTTTGGGTCGTGGTGTATTAGGTATGGCGGCCCTTATATTTATTTCGTTCTTATTCAGCTCCAATAGAAGAGCAATTAATTGGAAAACCGTTGGTATTGGCCTTGCATTACAACTATTCATTGCTATTGGCGTACTAAAAGTTCCATTTATTCAACAAATATTTGAATCCATTGGTGAAGTTTTCATTAGTATATTGGGTTTTACACGGGCCGGTAGTAAATTCCTTTTTGATGGATTGGTGGTAGATACGAATACATTCGGTTACATTTTTGCCTTTCAGGTATTACCTACAATTATTTTCTTTTCTGCGCTTACGTCTTTATTATTCTATTTAGGTGTCATCCAAAAAGTTGTAAGAGCCCTAGCTTGGTTACTCTCCAAAACTTTAGGTATTTCCGGAGCAGAGAGTTTATCAGTTGCCGGAAACATATTTTTAGGTCAGACCGAAGCGCCCTTATTAATTAAAGCCTATTTAGAAAAGATGACCAAATCTGAAATTCTTTTGGTCATGATAGGTGGTATGGCCACGGTAGCCGGCGCTGTCCTAGCTGCATACATTGGCTTTTTAGGAGGCGAAGATAAAGTACTACAACTTGTTTTTGCCAAACACCTTTTGGCAGCTTCAGTAATGGCAGCACCAGGTGCTATTGTAATTTCAAAAATTCTATACCCTCAGACCGAAACTGTAAACACAGAGGTTGCCGTGTCTTCTGAAAAAATAGGGGCCAATATCCTAGATGCAATCGCCAACGGTACCACAGAAGGCTTAAAATTAGCTGTAAATGTAGGTGCCATGCTTCTAGTTTTCGTAGCTATGATAGCTATGTTAAACGGTATCTTGGATTGGATTGGAGATATGTCATCTCTCAACCAATGGATAGCTGATAATACGTCATATGACAAGTTCTCTTTAGAAGCAGTTTTAGGCACTATTTTTGCTCCGTTAATGTGGCTAATCGGTGTTGCAAATGAAGATATAATGCTTATGGGCCAGCTTCTTGGCATTAAGCTCGTTGCCAGTGAATTTGTTGGCTACATTCAATTGGCCGAACTAAAGGATATAGCCAAAGGCGCTAGTTTTTCATATAACAAGTCTGTGATAATGGCCACATATATGCTCTGTGGTTTTGCAAACTTTGCATCCATAGGCATACAAATCGGTGGCATTGGTTCTTTAGCGCCAAGCCAACGTAAGACCCTTTCAGAATTTGGTCTTAAAGCAGTTTTGGGTGGCTCAATCGCTTCCTTATTATCCGCTACTATTGCAGGGATGATTTTGGGGTAA
- a CDS encoding bifunctional nuclease family protein, producing MSLVRLKIKGISYSQTQNGAYALILNEVEGDRKLPIVIGAFEAQSIAIALEKEIKPPRPLTHDLFKNFSDRFDIVIKQVIIHKLVDGVFYSSIICERDKIEEIIDARTSDAIALALRFNAPIFTYKTILDKAGIFLKFSSKDKEKEETDDSIVVDEILQEGETVEIESGATDGYTELSIDELHKELDQAVANEDYEKAAKLRDEISKRN from the coding sequence ATGAGCTTAGTAAGGTTAAAAATAAAAGGTATTTCATATAGCCAGACACAGAATGGGGCTTACGCTCTTATTTTAAATGAAGTGGAAGGCGATCGCAAACTACCCATTGTCATTGGTGCTTTTGAAGCGCAGTCTATTGCGATTGCTCTTGAGAAAGAAATAAAACCACCCAGACCTTTGACTCACGATTTATTCAAAAATTTTTCAGACCGCTTTGATATTGTCATAAAACAGGTCATTATACACAAGTTGGTAGATGGTGTTTTCTATTCCAGTATTATTTGTGAGCGTGATAAAATTGAAGAGATTATAGATGCAAGAACCAGTGATGCTATTGCTTTAGCCCTTCGTTTTAACGCTCCTATTTTTACGTATAAGACCATTTTGGACAAAGCTGGAATCTTCTTGAAATTCTCTTCAAAAGACAAGGAAAAAGAAGAAACGGACGATAGTATTGTGGTTGATGAAATCTTACAAGAAGGTGAAACCGTAGAAATTGAATCTGGCGCAACCGATGGTTACACAGAACTTTCTATTGATGAGCTTCATAAAGAACTTGACCAAGCTGTAGCTAATGAAGATTACGAGAAAGCGGCCAAGTTACGAGATGAAATCTCCAAAAGAAACTGA
- a CDS encoding electron transfer flavoprotein subunit alpha/FixB family protein, whose protein sequence is MSVLVYTESENGKFKKSAFEVASYAKAVADQLGSSVTAISFNTESNDQLGTYGVSKVLNVADDKLTTFNALAYANSIVQAAQSENTQVIIVSSSTNSKFLAPIVAAKLKAGYVPNVVAAPEGTSPFSVKRTAFSNKGFAHTEITTETKVIGVSNNSFGVKENQTTAAIETFNSNVNDADFSVKSIEIDKVAGQVSIADADIVVSGGRGLKGPENWGMIEELAEVLGAATACSKPVSDMGWRPHGEHVGQTGKPVASNLYIAIGISGAIQHLAGVSASKTKVVINSDPEAPFFKAADYGIVGDAFEVVPKLIEKLKEFKAQNA, encoded by the coding sequence ATGTCAGTATTAGTATATACAGAATCCGAAAACGGAAAATTCAAAAAAAGTGCCTTTGAAGTGGCATCATACGCCAAGGCAGTGGCGGATCAACTAGGTTCATCGGTTACGGCAATTTCTTTTAATACCGAAAGTAACGATCAATTAGGAACTTATGGAGTTTCCAAAGTATTAAATGTAGCTGATGATAAATTAACCACATTCAATGCCCTAGCTTATGCCAACAGTATAGTACAAGCCGCACAAAGCGAAAACACACAAGTAATCATAGTAAGCTCTAGCACAAACAGTAAATTTTTAGCCCCCATTGTCGCAGCTAAATTAAAAGCAGGTTACGTGCCCAATGTTGTTGCCGCACCAGAGGGGACTTCTCCATTTAGCGTAAAGCGTACTGCTTTTAGTAATAAAGGCTTTGCTCATACAGAAATTACTACGGAAACCAAGGTAATTGGTGTTTCCAATAATTCTTTTGGCGTAAAGGAAAATCAAACCACTGCGGCCATAGAGACTTTTAATTCCAATGTAAATGATGCTGATTTTTCTGTTAAATCTATTGAAATAGATAAGGTTGCAGGTCAAGTCAGTATTGCAGATGCAGATATTGTAGTTTCTGGAGGAAGAGGCCTTAAAGGACCAGAGAACTGGGGAATGATAGAGGAACTAGCCGAAGTTCTTGGCGCAGCTACGGCTTGCTCTAAACCAGTTTCTGATATGGGATGGAGGCCACATGGCGAGCATGTTGGACAAACTGGAAAACCTGTTGCATCCAATCTTTATATCGCTATTGGTATTTCAGGTGCCATTCAACATTTAGCAGGAGTAAGCGCTTCTAAAACCAAAGTTGTTATCAACTCTGACCCTGAAGCACCATTTTTTAAAGCTGCAGACTACGGAATTGTAGGCGATGCCTTTGAAGTAGTACCAAAACTCATAGAAAAATTAAAGGAATTTAAAGCTCAGAACGCTTAA